Proteins encoded by one window of Chrysiogenes arsenatis DSM 11915:
- a CDS encoding transposase, translated as MLKRAYRPLRASTPVKLVFCRPVDKHNHYKPIILLSTLIHQSEEEVIAAYANRWSIETLFKELKHTWDFGKNQCRNFESYICFITISMIRSIVFTIMQRQNEDYRYKGTLFEKTECELQTLNTLFNLDQYIKQLCELCDEKLKSSTAILIKEIEAFQQRLRDCVTSLLFQGCET; from the coding sequence ATGCTGAAAAGGGCATATCGTCCTCTACGGGCAAGTACCCCAGTAAAACTTGTATTTTGCCGGCCAGTGGACAAGCACAATCACTACAAACCCATTATTTTGCTCAGTACACTGATCCATCAAAGCGAAGAGGAAGTTATTGCTGCATACGCCAACCGCTGGTCTATCGAAACGCTTTTTAAGGAACTCAAGCACACATGGGACTTTGGTAAAAATCAGTGCCGCAACTTCGAGTCATACATTTGCTTTATAACCATCAGCATGATCAGGAGTATCGTTTTTACCATCATGCAGCGCCAAAACGAAGATTACCGCTATAAGGGAACCTTGTTCGAGAAAACCGAATGCGAACTGCAAACACTCAACACCCTGTTCAATCTTGACCAGTACATAAAACAGCTTTGCGAACTCTGCGACGAGAAGCTGAAGTCAAGTACTGCTATTTTGATCAAGGAAATCGAAGCATTCCAGCAACGGTTGCGCGATTGCGTCACCAGTTTACTATTTCAGGGGTGCGAAACTTAA